Proteins encoded in a region of the Nocardia asteroides genome:
- a CDS encoding cyclic nucleotide-binding domain-containing protein, whose amino-acid sequence MTIEMPVETENNVRRSLSTSTAGLLAHTTKSEPQMQGISSRWLTRVLPWTQVNGGVYRVNRRLTHTVGNGEVEFVIDGGSARVIPLELQELPALRHFDDEDVLRGLAERFEQRDLEPGTVVAEFGNPMDQVLLIVHGKLSKIGSGEYGEQTKLGMLGGGDYFGDVMLIEPSAIWPVTVKTVTKTTMLVLPRQSLTEYLDSAPALREQLSRVASAPTHRQNNKGEADIEVASGHSGEPLLEGTFVDYDASPRQYELSLAQSVLRVHTRVADLFNDPMNQVEQQLRLTIEALYERREYDLVNNPDFGLLHNCDLKQRIYTETGAPTPDDMDELLSMRRSTKLFLAHPKAIAAFGRECSKRGLYPDPVEVDGHRVPAWRGVPIFPCGKIPISDTQTTSILAMRTGEKDQGVIGLHQTGIPDEYEPSLNVRFKGIDDQSIISYLISCYYSAAVLVPDALGVLDNVLVARQAD is encoded by the coding sequence ATGACCATAGAAATGCCAGTCGAAACGGAAAACAACGTGCGCAGGAGCCTGAGCACCAGCACGGCAGGCCTACTCGCGCACACCACCAAATCCGAACCGCAGATGCAGGGCATCAGCTCGCGCTGGCTCACCCGCGTGCTGCCGTGGACGCAGGTCAACGGCGGTGTGTATCGGGTGAACCGCCGCCTGACCCATACCGTGGGCAACGGGGAGGTGGAATTCGTCATCGACGGCGGCTCCGCACGGGTGATTCCCCTCGAATTGCAAGAGCTTCCGGCACTGCGCCATTTCGACGACGAGGACGTGTTGCGCGGCCTCGCAGAGCGTTTCGAACAGCGTGATCTCGAACCGGGCACTGTAGTAGCGGAATTCGGCAACCCGATGGATCAGGTTCTGCTGATCGTGCACGGCAAATTGAGCAAGATCGGTTCGGGCGAATACGGAGAGCAGACAAAGCTCGGCATGCTGGGGGGCGGTGACTACTTCGGCGACGTGATGCTCATCGAGCCCTCGGCGATCTGGCCCGTCACCGTCAAGACGGTGACCAAGACGACCATGCTGGTGCTTCCCCGGCAATCCCTGACGGAGTACCTCGATAGCGCTCCGGCGCTGCGGGAGCAACTCTCCCGCGTCGCGTCCGCGCCCACCCACCGCCAGAACAACAAAGGCGAGGCCGACATCGAGGTCGCCTCCGGCCACTCCGGGGAGCCGCTGCTGGAAGGCACGTTCGTCGACTACGACGCCTCCCCGCGGCAGTACGAGCTCAGCCTGGCGCAGAGCGTGCTGCGCGTGCATACCAGAGTCGCCGACCTGTTCAACGACCCGATGAACCAGGTCGAGCAGCAACTGCGCCTGACCATCGAGGCGCTCTACGAACGGCGGGAGTACGACCTGGTCAACAATCCCGACTTCGGCCTGCTGCACAACTGCGATCTGAAACAGCGCATCTACACCGAGACCGGCGCGCCCACCCCGGACGACATGGACGAACTGCTCAGCATGCGCCGCAGCACGAAACTCTTCCTCGCCCACCCGAAAGCGATCGCGGCGTTCGGACGCGAATGCAGCAAGCGCGGGCTCTACCCGGACCCGGTCGAGGTGGACGGACATCGTGTGCCCGCGTGGCGCGGCGTGCCGATCTTCCCGTGCGGCAAGATCCCGATCAGCGACACCCAGACCACCTCGATCCTGGCCATGCGCACCGGCGAGAAGGACCAGGGCGTGATCGGCCTGCACCAGACCGGGATCCCGGACGAGTACGAGCCCAGCCTGAACGTGCGCTTCAAGGGCATCGATGACCAGTCGATCATCTCCTACCTGATCAGCTGCTATTACTCGGCCGCCGTGCTGGTGCCCGACGCCCTCGGCGTGCTCGACAACGTCCTGGTCGCCCGGCAAGCGGACTGA
- a CDS encoding methyltransferase domain-containing protein — protein sequence MTMLNPDTGTVLRTSYQKSVAAYWNNNPNDDRVNTKLGEVDGLYHHHYGIGDPDLSVLTGPEDTREERIVTELHRLETAQAEFLLDHLGDVRPGDRLMDGGSGRGGTSFMANQRFGCQVDGVTISEYQVGFANDQAARRGVADKVKFHFRNMLDTGFETGSMRGIWTNETTMYVDLFDLFREFSRLLEPGGRYVCITGCSNDVTGGRSSSVSWIDAHYGCMIHPRSEYFRAMAENNLVPIAVTELTAATIPYWELRTKSELATGVEKPFLTAYREGSFHYMLIAADKVGR from the coding sequence ATGACCATGCTCAACCCGGACACCGGGACCGTTCTGCGTACCAGTTACCAGAAGTCCGTCGCCGCGTACTGGAACAACAACCCGAACGACGACCGGGTCAACACCAAACTCGGTGAGGTCGACGGGCTCTACCACCATCACTACGGCATCGGCGACCCGGATCTGTCCGTGCTGACCGGCCCGGAGGACACCCGCGAGGAACGCATCGTCACCGAGTTGCACCGGCTGGAGACCGCGCAGGCGGAGTTCCTGCTCGACCACCTCGGCGACGTCCGCCCCGGCGACCGGCTGATGGACGGCGGCTCCGGCCGCGGCGGCACCAGCTTCATGGCCAATCAGCGCTTCGGCTGCCAGGTCGACGGGGTGACCATCTCCGAATACCAGGTCGGCTTCGCCAACGACCAGGCCGCCCGCCGCGGTGTCGCGGACAAGGTGAAGTTCCACTTCCGCAACATGCTGGACACCGGATTCGAGACCGGTTCCATGCGCGGCATCTGGACCAACGAGACCACCATGTACGTGGACCTGTTCGACCTGTTCCGCGAGTTCTCCCGCCTGCTGGAACCGGGCGGACGCTACGTGTGCATCACCGGCTGCTCCAATGATGTCACCGGTGGCCGTTCCTCCTCGGTCAGCTGGATCGACGCGCACTACGGCTGCATGATCCATCCGCGCAGCGAGTACTTCCGCGCCATGGCCGAGAACAACCTGGTGCCCATCGCCGTGACCGAGCTCACCGCCGCGACAATCCCGTATTGGGAGCTGCGGACGAAATCCGAGCTGGCCACCGGCGTCGAGAAGCCGTTCCTGACCGCCTACCGGGAGGGCAGCTTCCACTACATGCTCATCGCCGCCGATAAGGTGGGCAGGTGA
- the idi gene encoding isopentenyl-diphosphate Delta-isomerase: MTDLAQQHTDREALPVELVDDMGRAVGACSVAEAHLAPGRLHRAFSVLLFDSAGRVLLQQRAAVKTRFPSLWANTCCGHPAPDEPVATAAGLRLNEEMGLTCALTEAGIYRYHAADPRTGRVESEWDHVLIGRLDIGTPRPDPAEVADYAWIQPDALRDALVDNPDAYTPWLAGVLDIAEPAYVPRSSTP, encoded by the coding sequence GTGACCGACCTCGCCCAGCAGCACACCGACCGCGAGGCCCTGCCCGTCGAGCTCGTCGACGACATGGGCCGCGCGGTCGGCGCGTGCTCGGTCGCCGAGGCCCATCTAGCTCCGGGGCGACTGCACCGCGCGTTCTCCGTGTTGCTCTTCGACTCGGCGGGCCGGGTGCTGTTGCAGCAGCGTGCGGCGGTGAAGACCAGGTTTCCGTCGCTGTGGGCCAACACCTGCTGTGGGCACCCCGCACCTGACGAACCGGTCGCGACCGCCGCAGGGCTGCGACTGAACGAGGAAATGGGCCTGACCTGCGCGCTCACCGAAGCGGGAATCTACCGGTACCACGCCGCGGACCCGCGGACCGGTCGCGTCGAGTCCGAATGGGATCACGTGCTGATCGGGCGGCTGGACATCGGGACACCTCGGCCGGATCCGGCCGAGGTCGCCGACTACGCCTGGATCCAACCGGACGCGCTCCGCGACGCGCTGGTCGACAATCCGGACGCCTACACACCATGGCTGGCGGGAGTCCTCGACATAGCCGAGCCCGCGTACGTCCCGAGAAGTTCGACACCCTGA
- a CDS encoding beta-lactamase family protein, with protein MTVSAAQHVDRRFARLVAEFDRLFRRPSDGGGALAVYLHGEPVVDVWAGYAHPDVPWAHDTVAMAYSTGKGIASTLVHRLAERGLIDYDEPVATYWPEFAAAGKDRVTVRAMLTHRAGLHRLRGLLPGPIELFFDDAAVTAALAAAAPDPRHEVTSGYHGITYGHLVAELVRRVAGSEFTDVLRTEIAQPLGAEELWFRVPESERGRIATNFPRLTVAGMSWEHGSRLLARTRFAAAADTTPTGFAELVADPRLHDSVMPGLNGVFSARALARVYGALADGGRLDGYQLLHGDTIERMTRRQVFTPDYVLAFRIPWALGYHGVPMKPSRAEPISAFGHFGLGGSGGFADPATGMSLGFVTNRLGSRLTPLGDARLARLGALAHNLARAA; from the coding sequence ATGACAGTTTCGGCAGCACAGCACGTCGATCGCCGCTTCGCACGTTTGGTCGCCGAATTCGACCGGCTGTTCCGGCGGCCGTCCGACGGCGGCGGGGCGCTGGCGGTCTATCTGCACGGCGAGCCGGTCGTGGATGTCTGGGCCGGATACGCGCATCCCGACGTCCCGTGGGCGCACGACACCGTCGCGATGGCGTATTCCACCGGCAAAGGTATCGCGAGCACACTGGTGCACCGGTTGGCCGAGCGCGGCCTGATCGATTACGACGAGCCGGTCGCGACATACTGGCCCGAGTTCGCGGCCGCGGGCAAGGACCGCGTCACGGTGCGCGCGATGCTGACCCACCGGGCCGGGCTGCACCGCCTGCGCGGACTGCTGCCGGGCCCGATCGAGCTGTTCTTCGACGACGCGGCGGTCACCGCGGCGCTCGCGGCCGCCGCTCCCGATCCGCGGCACGAGGTGACCAGCGGCTATCACGGCATCACCTACGGGCATCTGGTCGCTGAGCTGGTGCGCCGGGTCGCCGGGTCGGAGTTCACCGATGTGCTGCGCACGGAGATCGCGCAACCGCTCGGGGCGGAGGAACTGTGGTTCCGTGTTCCGGAATCCGAGCGCGGGCGTATCGCCACCAATTTCCCGCGTCTCACCGTCGCCGGGATGAGCTGGGAGCACGGCTCACGGCTACTGGCCCGCACCCGCTTCGCGGCCGCGGCCGACACGACGCCGACGGGGTTCGCCGAACTGGTCGCCGACCCGCGCCTGCACGATTCGGTGATGCCCGGCCTCAACGGCGTCTTCTCCGCGCGGGCACTGGCCCGGGTGTACGGCGCGCTCGCCGACGGCGGACGGTTGGACGGCTACCAGCTACTGCACGGGGACACCATCGAGCGAATGACCCGGCGACAGGTCTTCACCCCCGATTACGTGCTGGCCTTCCGCATTCCGTGGGCACTCGGCTACCACGGCGTGCCGATGAAACCATCCAGGGCCGAACCGATCTCGGCGTTCGGCCATTTCGGGCTCGGCGGCTCCGGTGGTTTCGCCGATCCCGCGACCGGGATGTCGCTGGGCTTCGTCACCAACCGCCTCGGCAGCAGGCTGACTCCATTGGGCGATGCCCGCTTGGCCCGGCTCGGTGCGCTGGCCCACAACCTCGCCCGAGCCGCCTGA
- the ilvA gene encoding threonine ammonia-lyase — MESVDMSRIEAAARLLAPVIRRTPLLASRALSERAGTEVWLKCENLQRTGSFKPRGAYNRIANLSQEARERGVVAASAGNHAQGVAWSASSLGIASTVFMPVGASLPKLTATKAYGAQVRQVGETIDESLDAALDFAERSGATLIHPFDHPDIVAGQATIGREILRQLPQVGTVLVPTGGGGLLAGVAVAMRHLAPDVRVIGVQAAEAAAWPASLAAGAPVRIDRMSTMADGIAVGQPGAVPFAHVAQYVSSIVTVDEEALSQALLLCLERAKVIVEPAGAAAVAALMSHVPSELGLRGPVCAILSGGNIDPLLLTRVIGHGLSAAGRYLAVRVTISDRPGALGTLLAVIGKTGASVVDVAHSRTGTWLAVDEVEVALTLETRGSEHRDDVLTALANAGYAVRVSD, encoded by the coding sequence ATGGAGTCGGTTGACATGTCGCGAATCGAGGCGGCCGCGCGGCTGCTGGCCCCGGTGATCCGGCGCACGCCACTGCTGGCGTCGCGGGCGCTGTCCGAGCGCGCGGGCACCGAAGTGTGGTTGAAGTGCGAGAATTTGCAGCGGACCGGCTCGTTCAAGCCGCGCGGCGCCTACAACCGGATCGCCAACCTGTCGCAGGAGGCACGCGAGCGTGGCGTCGTCGCCGCGAGCGCGGGCAACCATGCGCAGGGGGTCGCGTGGTCGGCGTCGTCGCTCGGCATAGCGTCCACGGTGTTCATGCCGGTCGGGGCCTCCCTGCCGAAATTGACGGCGACCAAGGCCTATGGCGCCCAGGTGCGCCAGGTCGGCGAAACCATCGACGAGTCGCTGGACGCGGCGCTGGATTTCGCCGAACGGTCCGGCGCGACGCTGATCCACCCGTTCGACCATCCCGATATCGTGGCCGGTCAAGCTACCATCGGCCGGGAGATCCTGCGGCAGCTGCCGCAGGTGGGCACGGTGCTGGTGCCCACCGGCGGCGGCGGGCTCCTCGCGGGTGTCGCGGTCGCGATGCGGCACCTGGCGCCGGACGTGCGCGTCATCGGGGTTCAAGCGGCGGAAGCGGCCGCCTGGCCTGCCTCGCTGGCGGCGGGTGCGCCGGTGCGGATAGACCGGATGTCGACCATGGCCGACGGCATCGCGGTCGGGCAGCCCGGTGCGGTGCCCTTCGCCCATGTCGCCCAGTATGTTTCGAGCATCGTGACGGTGGACGAGGAAGCGTTGTCGCAGGCGCTGCTGCTGTGCCTGGAACGCGCGAAGGTGATCGTCGAGCCCGCGGGCGCCGCGGCGGTCGCCGCCCTGATGAGTCACGTACCATCGGAGCTCGGCCTGCGCGGACCGGTCTGTGCGATCTTGTCCGGCGGCAATATCGACCCGCTGCTGCTGACCCGGGTGATCGGGCACGGTTTGAGCGCAGCGGGCCGGTATCTGGCTGTGCGCGTGACGATCTCCGATCGTCCCGGTGCGCTGGGCACGCTGCTCGCGGTGATCGGCAAGACGGGTGCCAGTGTCGTCGACGTGGCGCATTCGCGCACCGGAACCTGGCTGGCGGTGGACGAGGTCGAAGTGGCGCTGACGCTGGAGACGCGCGGGTCCGAGCATCGTGACGACGTGCTCACCGCGCTCGCGAACGCGGGATACGCGGTGCGCGTCTCGGATTGA
- a CDS encoding multidrug efflux SMR transporter → MTLLLLALAIASEVTATVSLEISEGFTKLVPSIVVVVGYCAAFFFLAQALKRGMPIGVAYGIWSAVGVAAIALIGVLFLDERLSLVQVGGIALVILGVLALELGGAH, encoded by the coding sequence ATGACCTTGCTGCTGCTTGCCTTGGCCATCGCTTCCGAGGTGACCGCGACCGTTTCACTCGAGATCTCCGAGGGATTCACCAAACTCGTTCCGTCGATCGTGGTGGTCGTCGGATACTGCGCGGCGTTCTTCTTCCTGGCCCAGGCACTGAAGCGGGGCATGCCGATCGGGGTGGCCTACGGCATCTGGTCGGCGGTGGGTGTGGCCGCTATCGCACTGATCGGCGTGCTGTTCCTGGACGAGCGACTGAGCCTGGTGCAGGTGGGCGGCATCGCTCTGGTGATTCTCGGAGTACTGGCTCTGGAACTCGGCGGCGCGCACTGA
- a CDS encoding cytochrome P450, which yields MRSSNVAVTAFPFHEVTCNELPYGERDERYRRLHAWPEPSYAHPSGLRMIWKYADVREVLEARTPGISNANSLDPLVGYARIAATPRAIPHFVRHLVPPPAKATANLADDRLHKRVWNTMAGPTGHFTITPAERPNRAAEMIEHFHDAVREARFRPGSPVDVSALSIAYAARTVGAAVGLPAADWPHVAAWSGAQSGLLGRVLRGRELADAVSALGWLFTVSGKAVREGRGSEATGFARRLRDAGLSHRIAVSVMANSLAAGVHTVSGSIQQGVQRLLGDPDRAWWDLLTDPRDAGRVAAKILQLDPGLVAWKRRARTPVELSSGTRLPAGPLLVLFAAANRDPEVFPDCLDLRGTGKMPLTFGFGRHVCPGKSMATLAVEVFLQQLRELAPEAELVPDSGRVVRRSDLLFSGADITIVG from the coding sequence ATGCGTAGCTCGAACGTTGCGGTAACCGCTTTTCCGTTCCATGAAGTGACCTGCAACGAGTTGCCGTACGGCGAACGCGACGAGCGGTACCGGCGGTTGCACGCCTGGCCCGAACCTAGCTACGCCCATCCGTCCGGACTACGCATGATCTGGAAATACGCCGACGTGCGCGAGGTGCTGGAGGCGAGGACGCCCGGCATCTCCAACGCGAATTCGCTGGACCCCTTGGTGGGCTACGCGCGCATCGCGGCGACTCCGCGAGCCATCCCGCATTTCGTCCGGCACCTGGTTCCGCCACCCGCGAAAGCCACCGCGAACCTCGCCGACGACCGCCTGCACAAGCGCGTGTGGAACACCATGGCCGGACCCACCGGACACTTCACGATCACCCCGGCCGAGCGTCCGAACCGGGCGGCGGAGATGATCGAGCATTTCCACGACGCGGTGCGCGAGGCGAGGTTTCGACCGGGGTCGCCGGTCGACGTGAGCGCGTTGTCGATCGCCTATGCCGCCCGGACCGTCGGCGCGGCGGTCGGCTTGCCCGCGGCGGACTGGCCGCACGTGGCAGCCTGGAGCGGCGCCCAATCGGGGCTGCTCGGCCGGGTGCTGCGGGGCCGCGAACTGGCCGACGCGGTGAGCGCGCTCGGCTGGTTGTTCACGGTGAGCGGCAAGGCGGTGCGGGAGGGCCGCGGCAGCGAGGCGACCGGCTTCGCGCGCAGGCTCCGCGATGCCGGGCTCTCGCATCGGATCGCGGTGTCGGTCATGGCGAATTCCCTGGCCGCAGGCGTGCACACGGTGAGCGGCAGCATTCAGCAAGGCGTGCAGCGACTGCTGGGCGATCCCGACCGCGCCTGGTGGGACCTGCTCACCGACCCGCGGGACGCCGGCCGGGTCGCGGCGAAGATCCTTCAGCTCGATCCCGGGCTGGTGGCGTGGAAGCGCCGAGCCCGAACGCCGGTCGAGTTGTCCAGCGGCACGCGGCTGCCCGCCGGGCCGTTACTCGTGCTGTTCGCCGCGGCCAATCGCGATCCGGAGGTCTTCCCCGACTGCCTCGACCTGCGCGGGACCGGCAAGATGCCGTTGACCTTCGGGTTCGGCAGGCACGTCTGTCCCGGCAAGAGCATGGCCACGCTGGCCGTCGAAGTGTTTCTCCAGCAGCTGCGCGAGCTGGCGCCGGAGGCCGAACTCGTGCCGGACTCCGGTCGCGTCGTCCGGCGCAGCGACCTGCTGTTCAGCGGCGCCGACATCACCATCGTCGGGTAG